The Arachis duranensis cultivar V14167 chromosome 9, aradu.V14167.gnm2.J7QH, whole genome shotgun sequence genomic sequence agtatcttgggtgcatcatacaagataatggagagattgaacatgatgtaaatcataggattcaagcaggttggtcaaaatggcggagtgcatctggttttatatgcgacaaaaaagtgcctttaaaacttaaaggtaaattctatcgcaccgctataagaccggctatgctgtatggtacggagtgttgggcggctaaagaggagcacgaacataagctgagtgtggcagagatgaagatgttgagatggatgagtggtcatacgcgattggataaaataaggaatgaaaatataagggagagagttggagtagcacccattgtggaaaagatggttgaatcgcgtctcaggtggtttagacatgtgagaagaagaccgatagaacatccagtcaggagggtggatgagatggaagatgaccaaagggcgaaaggcagaggaagacccaagaagaccatccatgaggtggtcaaacgagatctacatataaacggtctctctgtagacatgatacatgacagagcacaatgacgtcgtttgatttatgtagccgaccccacttagtgggacaagactttgttgttgtttgtaaaaaaaaaaacattactGATGTGAACTTTAGACAAAAGGGTTAGTTATTCCTAATCATTTATTTTTCCTGTTAAAAAGTtctgcataatcataaaaaGAAAATCACTATAAATTCTTAGAAGTAGTGTTCAAAATGAAGTGAACAAATTCAACTATGCAAATGAAAACTCCATTATACTGACTAAAATTACCTTCAGGAACCTGCAATCTATTCTGCCTGGTGATTGCAGAGTTAAAAACCTGTAAATCTGTGGCGGATCCTTCCCAGCCAGCCAAAACATAACAGAATTTGAGGTCAAATGAGCATGCTGCCAAAATATTCTGTGAAAGTAAACCGTTCTTATTACGGAAAGGTCCTTGCTCATCCACACCAACTGTCACAGGTACATGTATACTGTCAACTGCTCCCACACAATCCTATTAAACAATATTGACACAATGAGATAGAATCAATCCCAAACAAGGTTGTCATCAAACACATTTCAAGAAATCTTACTTTAAAATATGGACAGAATCTAGTATCTTCAAAGATTTTCGGAGGAACTTCAGAACCAGGAGGCTGAAAATAATCCAGTGAAATTGACAATATTGCATTCAAGACGTTGTTAAAATGTCGACTGATAGTTTCTCCAGAATAACGAAATAACTCTTGAACGGCCCTTGTCCGCAGATTATGTCCAATAATGAACATAAATATGGCCAGTTGCTCCTCAATTTTGATTCGATTTGTGTGGCGTAATAAACCCTTGGCTTGCAGCATATCACACAACTTGTAAAATATACTCTTATCCATGCGGAAGTTCTCTAGACAAAGTTCATTTTGACCATTAAGTACCGCATCTACAAACTTTTCACCTTTAGATGCCAAGCAACTCAGATCTTTGGGTACATGATTCCCAGAGACTCCATCCTTTTCCTCATCAGAACTATCCATTTAACAACTAGGACATCAACAGATGTGAGTTAGAAAATGGAATATGGAAACGAAAATTGTTCCaccattaaaatataaatcaatgAAAGGCTCATTTTGTTTATACCTTTTTTAACCCCTTTCCCCCCACTCCATTCATGCACATAGGCTAAAAGCCAAACAATTCCATGTATAGGActaaaagacaaaaaattttGTTCATGAAAGCATATGTTAATGAATAGTATTCATTAACCGTTACTCTTAATTTAATCATTTAATCTCTCTAAAAAGAAATTTATAGTTTAAGATTTTCAGGtagtaaatttttaaacttttcgCTTAACATGGGCACCCTAAGGGGTCATTGAGCATGTGCCCTTAACGCAAATGTTAAATGGTTAGAATACTCTTCAGTCTTCACTAAAACACTCAAATCACACTCAGTAATACTAATATTACTCATTAACAAGTTTTCTAGTTTAATTTACTAATCTATTCCTTAATCCATGACTACCTAATTCAAATAGCTCTTTAGTCACACAAACCAAAACTTCAGCACTACATAACCCATCTCAATCTTAATTAATCACTTGTACTAAAATAAGCTTAATCCATGTTCAGAATAGTAATTACCCAATCTAATAACATGTACACCTAATTTCAACTCTTAGAGGTATAATTCAATCACATATAACATAATCAACCCATCACAATTCAGCACAATCAAATTCATACAGGAGCATGATAACTCGTAAATCATAGTCCCGTGACCTAGAGTTTGAGAGAATAGCACTAACTTTCATTAAAGATCCCCTACCTCAAAGTGAGTAATTCGTAAGTGAAGTGTAGAAATTGGCGGTGCAGCAGCGAGCGTCCTCAGTCATCAGCGGCAGCGATATCGACAACCGCCATAGCTCGCAGCAGCAGCGGAGAAAGGGAGAATGGAACAGCAAGCACGGCGGAACAGGGCAATGCAGCGGTGGCAGAATCAACCTGATTGTACGTCACTAGCAGAAGGGCAGAAGCAGTTCCGGCGGCTCCACTACATCTCGTTAACAAATACTCCAACtatgtttgaattttgaataaatatataacaatttttagtatttttggcTCGTCAACatagatattaaattatttttaataaataaattctattttatttgtataaatttaaaaaaatataaatatatattataNNNNNNNNNNNNNNNNNNNNNNNNNNNNNNNNNNNNNNNNNNNNNNNNNNNNNNNNNNNNNNNNNNNNNNNNNNNNNNNNNNNNNNNNNNNNNNNNNNNNNNNNNNNNNNNNNcattatttcattagctcacttacccaaatagcctaccttttactctccattgttagccaattttgagcctatgcttaacccaattgttctttattgtagcacattacaagcctaaagtgaaaaaaaataaaagtcccttgtttggatctttgattagtttaggctagtgagagCGTTTATTATTCAAGTTTGGGGAGAATTGGGAACATTGGCTGGGATAAAAAGGTATTTTTGTATCTCCATATTTGGGAATTGGGTGCATGCTCATGTATAGATTAAATGTATTAACCTTATGCATTaatgttcttgtatatattttagtttgaaaaaaaatgggaaaaacaaaaaaaatatatatatatatataagaaaaagtataagaaGCAAATGTCATTAGTGTACAATATATATAAtgcaattaaattaaaatttaaatcaaattataattaatttattaattctaaatatttactaatttaaaatttaaaataaattatgattgATTGTCGCCCAGCCGTGCCTATCAATTGTGTGGATCGTTGTCACGGCACTGCATCAACCCAGACTAGGAACAACTCTGTCATAGCCCGCGTGGGTGTTTCTCCGGACGTTGACAGCGCCAGGTAAAAGGGTAACAAGTGTTTGTCCATGATACATCCGTCACCTCGTAGAAGTTTGTAAATGAAATGCAATATCGTTCATTTTTAGTTGGTGATTACAATTCATCTgttcaagtttttttttccaattttatggttatattaaattataagatttatgtgtcaaattatatattttttctttttttaataaaaattaaattgttggATGATCATAGttatttcttctatttattcatttttttctattttaatggtCAATTTAGGATCATCATTTTAGTAGTAtacggatggttattttaatttttatgtagataattattttgattggattgagtttagttatatataattaaaatatgttagatgttcaattcattaggtacgcagatgattatttttatctttaattgaaTGGTTATTTTTACTAAGGGTGAATGACGTATGGCAAGCCAAGTAGCGACAGCAAAATGAGATTATTATTGATGAAGGTGGGGTGGCTATCCGGTGAAAAATAAGAGAGTACATAGGGGTGTCCATGAATCGGATCGTATCCGCAGATCCGCGGTAAATATCCGTATCCGACCTGAAAAATTGCGGATACGATCTGATCCGCAAATTAatcggatccgatccgatccgcacccTTTGCGGATCGGATCGCGGATATCTCCTCTACATTCGCGTATCCGATCCGCGGATCCACAAATCcgcacaataataattaaaatatatatatatatgtttggtattatatttacttgtttgtatgttttagttagtaattattattcatatattgtattattttatttttgttatttagaaagagtttgattaaaaatattttaggaataaataagtttaaaagtatgaaagaaatatttttattgaatttttttacattgaaatatgattaaaaagagaaggtttaattatgcggatatatccgatatccgatatccgatccgCACATTTGCGGATCGGGTCGGATCGGATCCGGCACTAGAAAAAAGTGCGGATATCATATCCGATCCGATGGAAAttgtgcggatcggatcgaattTTCGGTCATATCCGATCCACGGACACCCGAGTACAAATGTATTTACCCgtgccatgcacgtgataagattgaaattataattttaaattatttttctaaaattaatttaaattataataatttgattaataaaaaagtaacatgttatgcattattttaatctagtgttaattggattaactctaaaatagttattaattggtTTTAATAATCTACTTTCTTCAATGAATTAGACATATATACTGAAtatgatcataaataatatagtaatagttaaattcaccaacaaatatattggctattatcacactataaaacaaattaaatataaagactATTAGCACTTATAAATCTTTAAAATCGTACTGTTTTTGATTCATGTAAGGGTTTACttatcaaataaacttaaaatatgaaccaaaaatatttataaaatagacctagcatcacttgaaaaaatcatggaaaataatcaacttacctTATTATCTATGAAAACCATTTCTATCTATATAAGTCGTCTTGTTCTTGTTAAATTTGGATGAGACTTTCCATgaccttatatattaattttgttaaataactctctctctctctctctagtttttttaatatatatacatatacataaataaaaaaatgagttaatagtcaaaatcgtcCTTGAAAGATATATCGATTTTCATTTTGGTCCtcgaaagataaaattaatcgaAATCGTCTCCGTATCACAAGATAATTGGTTGACGTGTCAGAttagtgacacgtgtcacttgacatgtaaacaagttatttataatcaaaatagttaTTGAAAGTTcagacgtaagtcattttcatcccactttcttttttttaatagtgatattttaatatttttttaaatatattttttttaataattatattactaatctgaaatataaaatgaaaaaaaaaggtgatACATATAtcgaagaaagaaaataaacttaaaatcagaaaaaaataaatttatattaaaaatataaaaaataatatattcaaaaagaatagtcgtaatatataaattgagtcaacaatttaaattctctaaaactaatttaatcaaataccaatattagaaataaattacttaaataatatttaatctattctaGTTCTTAGACACATATAGATTAGAGTCATTCTCGTAACGACAACCAATTGAAACAATATCGTAAGTTCGAACATCTGGAATTCGTGTAAATCCAGACCATTCCATTGTTATTTGAAAATCTTCTGTATCCCTGATCTGATAGAGTTGAATCGCAATTCCATTTATGGAAAAATAGTTATGGAGGTGGCTTTGATATGTTGGAGGCCAAAATCCGGaagtcactatttatatttgagtgtgacacccattaaaccctaaaggccaaataaaatagtatctctggttttattttcatttgattctaaatcaaaagcaataatgacttatttaattcagtatttatgataataaatgagataaccattatataagtcatttaatgtaaaatagcttaatttgcgattataattaatatatgtattgcctataaatagattagaaaataataatttcgtaataaaataatcattcaatttgaattacaattaattaattgatagaaattataataaattgtatgatatttaaataattaaccaaataaatgagttgatataattaatttattataaaaattaaatttaataagttaaaagaaataaattgaaaaacacATACATCAAAAACATGCCATGACAGTTTTATTGTTAAGTacgtaaatttaatttttatataatagaatagatatttacagattattatattaaacatacactaaaaaaaatacactaaataaaataaaagcatcaATGGTAAAATATAACCCAAAAAAtcacttaaattaaaaaagaacttgtcatgaattataataaatctatatatgagaagtaaaagtaaaataaataattaaaaataaagtaaaaagagtaattaaaaaaagtaaaagaagatagaaaaaataatgtGTGGAGTAGATAAAAAATGTATGGCAATAaaagattaatataattaattaatacaaagaatgaaagagaaaaatcaaaatacaatcttattaaaaaaaaataataagataataaattaaattaattgagttcatttatttcattgctttatatattatttattaaataatttaatatttatctcaatcaaatgttataattaatttggtttgatgaatcaagcaaaatttaaactaatttgatatttactctaattaaattaaatatttgaagttatgattaatgtaatttaatgaatcaaataaaatattaaatgatgaaatatttatcctaataaaattaaattacataattgATTAGttgtaattaatataattgaatgAATCAAACACTAGGGGTGTTTGCGGTACGGTTTTGTTCggtttttaaggaaaaaagtcATCCGATCCGACGGTTTAATTTATGTGCGGTGCGGTTTAGATTGgatgaattttttttcgaaattccatCCGATTACAAACGGTTTTGATCGGTTTGGATTTGcggttttttaaataaaaaaattaaatacatataacaagtctcaacatcaaattttaaataactaataatgacataacaagtcttaacaatatcttaaaaaaccaacaataacataacaatagaaataaaattataggttagttaaaataaataaataaataatattttaaacataaaatatttattaaatagtaataatacatgaataataaaaaaatatataacaaattgaacatgttataagtataattgtaaatacaataataaaataataatattatagcacattgtgcggtttggattggattggaccGGTTATGAAAAATAGATCCGAAATCCGATCCAATCCAACAGTTtgcaaaaaatagaatccaatcaaatccGAATTAGTGCAGTTTTAATCGGTTTTtgatttggattggattggatgagCGGTTTAATTTCGATCGATTTGGATTTGAACACCCCTATCAAAcacattaaattgaaaaataatttagttaatttgtgtCATAAagacatattttaaaaatatttattttccaacaacttttataaaatattttttataatatttttaagctATGGTCTAAAGGCACAGTTATAATAACCCATTAAGAGgtatttaattagttaatataaataattaatataattgatttagttcaataaattaaaaaaaatcaatgtgaaaaaaagagataaagagaaagTGAAATTATAAAAACGTGTAGCCATTAGttgataatgtattaaatattaattttctataattataataaatatatttttttaaattagtatgatcatgcattattcattaaatgctaattgtaatataattataatataattataataaagatatttttctaaaataaatttaaaaaagagaatagtactttcattttggagaaaaaataaatgcaCGAGGAGTTGACaccttatttttattagtaatgAGAAAATCCAGTTTTAGAGGGAAAAAACTCAATTTTAGAGGAGAAAACtcatttttagtatattataaatataagtaGATATATTTTAGTAAactattttattcaataaatcACACATATATACTCACTATGACTATAGATATAACCTGATAATATTTAAACCcaccaataaatttttatatatttttttactgtgaaataagaacatatcaaaatcaactcaaaatGAACAACACATTATTAAAGAATTTTAATGCACAAAGTTCtccaataaataataaataatttaaatctattaaaaaataactcaacactCTCCTTTCATGCTTGCAAAATATATACCTGAAACAATATTATTTCAATGTTAGTATacaaaattatatgattaaccACACACACTAATTGTACACGgtaataattagtcaatatttttaatggaaATACTATAATTAAGTGAAAATTATgtcattatattttattaaattttatgattaattcAATAGAAATACTTGCtcagtatatattttatgtacattaattatatgccaatctttttaaaaaagagttaaaagaggagaaacataaatatatataatattatagcTATGCAGGAAGAAGATATATATTGGtatgttctttttttattatgttatacaacttaaaattatagtatcatattattattaattgtagatacttgctataattatatcaaatttaattatgactctaaataaattaaatagataaccatcaatattatttttttatttttttatgtttaatatttactgtaaatataaaaagtacaacaactaataaataaaaatttgagtagaaaataaaacatttacattgatattcaatttgttaacTAATTAATCTTGTATCCAGACAATATAATTTCACGGTAATATTATGAACCACAACTTTTTTATTCcacaaaaaaatactatatgtgtaaggcccacatcggttggggaggagaacgaagcatgccttataagggtgtggatacctctctctagcatgacgcgttttgacgagtgagtgtggggacTTTGGCTAGCATCTCTATCGTCAAAAGCAAAATCGTGAGgctgtggatacctctccctagcatgacgcgttttgacgagtgagtgtgggctGAACTGTTACAATATGTAATCTTTAGtagtacaaaaatatttataaaaagtaattattaatATTGATAATCTATCACAATTTATTATTGATATCCTAatcctttttaaaatatgttttacttttttaaaatataatgtaCGTACCGTTTagacttttattattattattattattattattattattattattattattattattaaattaaatggGTCACCATTAATGTGTGCACTAACTAtctactaataaaattattgcacATGGATGAGAATTAGAACTAtatcaattaatataattagaatgattaaaaatattgatgattgataattagtttaataatgcattgaatattgatttgatttaaatataatgaagatattttcttaattcatgattgtAAGCATTGTTGTTGCTTACAATGATCcgtattgatttaaaagtttgaaaatttttgtacgtattaattttatatttaatattaaaatatgataatttattatgttattttgctattaatattaaaatatgataatttattatgttattttgCTATTAATAT encodes the following:
- the LOC107464685 gene encoding uncharacterized protein LOC107464685; translated protein: MDSSDEEKDGVSGNHVPKDLSCLASKGEKFVDAVLNGQNELCLENFRMDKSIFYKLCDMLQAKGLLRHTNRIKIEEQLAIFMFIIGHNLRTRAVQELFRYSGETISRHFNNVLNAILSISLDYFQPPGSEVPPKIFEDTRFCPYFKDCVGAVDSIHVPVTVGVDEQGPFRNKNGLLSQNILAACSFDLKFCYVLAGWEGSATDLQVFNSAITRQNRLQVPEGKYYLVDSKFPNVPGFIAPYSNTPYHSKEFPSGYTPQHAGELFNQRHSLLHSISDRTFGALKARFPILMSAPSYPLQTQVKLVVATSALHNYIRSEKPDDWIFKMYGEGMPFSMEESLPSLEEEVLPMSRIESHTHPPLDSTFYADEIALASQLRDSIATEIWNDYIHGLPPM